The following are from one region of the Halomonas qaidamensis genome:
- a CDS encoding 5-guanidino-2-oxopentanoate decarboxylase, which translates to MSNDAMRNQSTMTCAELLIRLLRDTYGVQAVFGIPGVHTVELYRGLEDSNVQHITPRHEQGAGFMADGYARASGQPGVCLIITGPGMTNIATAMGQALADSIPMLVISSVSRRDTLGLGQGRLHELPSQQQMISGVARFSHTLLDANTLPDVLARAFAIFNGARPGPVHIEIPIDLFNAPVKVPTSWQAPTLYRAAPDPQGLSEAARLLKSAEQPLVLLGGGCVAAPDAARALVEKLDAPTVTTINAKGLLGRDHPLDLGANAALPAVRELAANADVILAVGTELGETDYDVVFDGGFHLNGKLIRIDLDPEQLVRNQRVTLGLVGDAGRSLELLLAHFPDPLKRSGIERTSAALGALNLVNDPAFSDFVPLYKTLADYLPEAILVGDSTAPVYAGNHLVSQPAPRRYFNASTGYGTLGYGLPAALGAQLARADLPVVALVGDGGVMFTLSELATAVEERLPVVIVLWHNAGYEEIRRYMDANGVARLGVDIQAPNFLTLAEGFGCQSVRVESPEELADSLAKRASNGPLLIEIDAAAWQRACSISDQDT; encoded by the coding sequence ATGAGCAATGACGCAATGCGCAATCAATCAACCATGACCTGCGCGGAACTGTTGATACGCTTACTGCGCGATACTTATGGCGTGCAGGCAGTGTTTGGCATCCCCGGCGTGCATACCGTAGAGCTCTATCGTGGGCTTGAAGATAGCAATGTGCAGCATATAACCCCGCGCCATGAGCAGGGCGCAGGGTTTATGGCTGACGGCTATGCCCGTGCCAGCGGTCAGCCTGGGGTATGCCTGATTATCACTGGCCCAGGGATGACCAATATTGCCACTGCCATGGGCCAAGCATTAGCAGACTCTATCCCCATGTTGGTGATCTCTAGTGTTAGCCGTCGGGATACGCTGGGGCTAGGCCAAGGTCGGCTGCATGAGCTTCCCAGCCAGCAGCAGATGATCAGTGGCGTAGCGCGGTTTAGCCATACGCTATTAGATGCCAATACGCTACCGGACGTGCTGGCCCGCGCCTTTGCCATCTTCAATGGTGCGCGCCCAGGCCCGGTACATATTGAAATTCCGATTGATCTATTCAATGCCCCGGTGAAGGTGCCGACCAGTTGGCAAGCGCCAACGCTTTACCGAGCAGCACCTGACCCGCAGGGGCTTTCGGAAGCGGCTCGTTTATTAAAATCAGCGGAACAACCCTTGGTGCTTCTGGGTGGGGGCTGTGTGGCAGCGCCAGACGCAGCGCGAGCATTGGTGGAGAAGCTAGATGCCCCCACGGTGACGACTATCAACGCCAAAGGGCTGCTGGGCCGCGACCACCCGCTGGATTTGGGCGCGAATGCCGCCTTGCCAGCGGTGCGCGAACTGGCGGCCAACGCCGATGTGATTTTAGCGGTGGGTACCGAGCTTGGCGAGACCGACTACGACGTTGTGTTTGACGGTGGCTTTCACCTCAACGGCAAGCTGATTCGTATTGACCTTGATCCCGAACAACTGGTGCGTAACCAGCGTGTAACGCTAGGGCTAGTCGGCGATGCGGGGCGTAGCTTAGAGCTTCTACTCGCTCACTTTCCCGACCCATTGAAGCGCAGCGGTATTGAGCGAACGTCGGCGGCTTTGGGTGCGCTGAATCTGGTTAACGATCCTGCTTTTAGCGACTTCGTACCGCTTTATAAAACCCTAGCAGACTACTTGCCTGAGGCGATTTTGGTGGGTGACTCCACCGCGCCGGTGTATGCAGGCAACCACTTAGTCAGCCAGCCAGCGCCAAGGCGCTACTTCAATGCCTCTACCGGCTACGGCACTTTGGGCTATGGGTTACCGGCTGCATTAGGTGCACAGTTAGCTCGCGCTGACTTACCCGTGGTGGCGCTCGTCGGTGATGGTGGGGTGATGTTCACCCTTTCTGAGCTTGCTACCGCAGTAGAGGAACGCCTGCCGGTGGTAATTGTGCTGTGGCATAACGCAGGCTATGAAGAAATTCGCCGCTATATGGATGCCAATGGTGTGGCGCGGTTGGGCGTGGACATTCAAGCCCCCAACTTTCTTACCTTGGCCGAAGGGTTTGGTTGCCAAAGCGTACGGGTAGAAAGCCCTGAGGAACTTGCAGACTCACTCGCTAAGCGTGCCTCAAATGGCCCGTTACTCATTGAAATAGACGCGGCTGCTTGGCAGCGTGCGTGCAGCATTTCCGACCAGGATACGTAG
- a CDS encoding YjiH family protein, with product MSYSQVKLDDADPSAPIHRAHLLKFLIPSLIGVLLFLVPFQVGGSINIGMGLMADGLQSLLGSALPAIAMLVLCLSVVITLYVKVAKPNWAQRGHFHDMFDVDTIWVVMRILGAIFVVMTFFQVGPEFVTAPFTGGVMLNDLAPVLLTFFFFAAILLPFLVEFGFMEFIGTMVRKPFRVIFNLPGRSAIDATASWMGSGTVGVLITAQQYEQGYYNGREASVIATNFSVASIAFSLLVTNFVDINHLFVQFYFTVVVSGLIAAIIVARIPPLSLKSNDYYEPVGCQLSEKRTENVGLLRYSLLQATRRAADAPGPKKLVRLALLNVIDIFLTLLPLVFAIGTVALILAEFTPLFTWLSYPMVPVLELLRIPEAQAAAPATLVGFADMFLPAVLATNIESELTRFVIACLSMTQLVYMSEIGALLLKSKIPIKLWELAAVFLLRTAITLPIIAFMAHTFFF from the coding sequence ATGTCTTACTCCCAAGTAAAATTGGATGACGCCGATCCATCGGCTCCAATCCATCGCGCTCATTTGCTGAAGTTTCTAATTCCATCGTTGATTGGCGTCCTTTTGTTTTTGGTGCCTTTTCAAGTAGGAGGATCGATTAATATTGGTATGGGATTGATGGCCGATGGACTGCAGTCCCTGCTTGGCTCTGCACTACCCGCCATTGCCATGCTAGTACTATGTTTATCCGTAGTGATAACACTTTACGTAAAAGTGGCGAAGCCTAACTGGGCACAACGAGGTCACTTTCACGATATGTTCGACGTAGACACTATCTGGGTAGTGATGCGCATATTAGGTGCGATTTTTGTCGTCATGACGTTTTTCCAGGTCGGCCCCGAATTTGTAACGGCGCCGTTTACTGGCGGCGTAATGCTCAATGATTTGGCACCGGTGCTACTGACGTTCTTCTTCTTTGCGGCGATTCTCCTACCGTTTTTGGTCGAATTCGGCTTTATGGAGTTTATCGGCACCATGGTGCGTAAGCCGTTTCGGGTAATTTTTAATCTCCCGGGGCGCAGTGCTATCGATGCGACGGCTTCTTGGATGGGGTCAGGCACTGTGGGTGTATTGATCACCGCTCAGCAGTATGAGCAGGGGTATTACAATGGCCGCGAGGCATCGGTCATTGCAACTAACTTTTCAGTGGCTTCCATCGCATTCAGTCTACTGGTTACGAACTTTGTTGATATCAATCATCTCTTCGTGCAGTTCTACTTTACGGTAGTGGTATCAGGGTTGATCGCTGCCATTATTGTGGCGCGGATTCCGCCGCTATCGCTAAAATCTAACGACTACTATGAGCCAGTCGGCTGCCAGTTAAGCGAGAAGCGCACAGAAAATGTAGGGCTGCTTCGTTACAGCTTGCTACAGGCAACTCGCCGGGCAGCGGATGCCCCAGGGCCAAAAAAGTTGGTGCGTTTAGCGCTACTCAACGTGATTGATATCTTTCTGACACTGCTGCCTCTGGTATTTGCCATCGGCACTGTCGCGCTAATTTTAGCCGAGTTTACTCCGCTGTTTACCTGGCTTTCCTACCCCATGGTGCCTGTGCTTGAGTTGCTGCGTATTCCTGAAGCGCAAGCGGCTGCCCCTGCCACGCTGGTCGGGTTTGCCGATATGTTCTTACCGGCGGTACTCGCGACAAACATTGAAAGCGAGCTGACCCGCTTTGTGATCGCTTGCTTGTCGATGACGCAGCTGGTGTATATGTCAGAAATTGGCGCACTGCTACTTAAATCAAAAATCCCTATTAAGCTTTGGGAACTAGCCGCCGTTTTCTTACTTCGCACAGCCATTACGTTGCCTATTATCGCCTTTATGGCCCATACATTTTTCTTCTGA
- the speB gene encoding agmatinase: MSDFNQPLGGNSMPRFGGPATMMRLPAQESAAGLDAAFIGIPMDIGTSNRPGTRLGPRQIRDESRMLRPYNMATRAAPFESLQVADIGDVPINTFHLPKSVDIITAFYDDVLKHNCIPLTLGGEHTLTLPILRAIAKKHGPVGLIHIDAHADVNEHMFGEPIAHGTPFRRAQEEGLLAHGKVVQIGLRGTGYAAEDFDWCRNQGFRVVPAEECWYRSLAPLMEEVREQMGDVPVYISFDIDGLDPSVAPGTGTVEMGGLTSAQGLEIVRGAAGLNIVGCDLVEVSPPYDPSGNTALMGATLLYEMLCVLPGVKHSD; encoded by the coding sequence ATGTCTGACTTTAATCAGCCGCTCGGGGGCAATAGCATGCCGCGCTTTGGTGGCCCTGCCACCATGATGCGTTTACCCGCTCAGGAAAGCGCTGCTGGTTTAGATGCTGCGTTTATTGGTATTCCAATGGATATTGGTACGTCTAACCGTCCTGGTACGCGTCTTGGCCCCCGCCAGATTCGTGATGAATCTCGTATGCTTCGGCCCTATAACATGGCGACCCGCGCCGCGCCGTTTGAAAGTTTACAAGTGGCTGATATAGGCGACGTGCCCATCAACACGTTTCACCTGCCCAAAAGCGTCGACATCATCACCGCCTTTTATGATGACGTGCTTAAACACAACTGCATTCCGTTAACGCTGGGTGGCGAACACACCCTGACACTGCCCATTTTACGCGCCATTGCCAAAAAGCATGGGCCGGTGGGGCTGATCCATATTGATGCCCATGCCGATGTGAACGAGCACATGTTTGGTGAGCCGATTGCCCATGGCACGCCGTTTCGCCGCGCCCAGGAAGAAGGCCTGTTAGCCCACGGCAAAGTGGTGCAAATCGGCCTTCGTGGTACCGGTTACGCCGCTGAAGATTTTGATTGGTGCCGAAATCAGGGTTTCCGCGTTGTTCCCGCTGAAGAGTGCTGGTATCGCTCGCTGGCTCCCTTGATGGAAGAAGTGCGCGAGCAGATGGGCGATGTGCCTGTTTATATCAGCTTCGATATCGATGGTTTGGATCCTTCCGTTGCGCCAGGAACGGGAACGGTAGAGATGGGCGGGCTGACCTCAGCCCAAGGGCTGGAAATTGTGCGCGGTGCGGCAGGCTTGAACATCGTCGGCTGTGACTTAGTGGAAGTATCGCCTCCTTATGATCCCAGCGGTAATACCGCATTGATGGGCGCCACACTGCTATACGAAATGCTCTGCGTGCTGCCGGGCGTAAAGCACAGTGATTAA
- a CDS encoding sigma-54 interaction domain-containing protein has product MSEIDKCVLKTIVETANDHFFIVSGEGQVLDISPGAEAVYGAPREELLGSSVYQLQQKGILKPSITLEVMRTQQPAQLMQVTGTGRRVIAEAYPVFVNGKLERVISRSRDLTDLQLLQDEYALLQKRFSEHLKRSQAAPDAEEQALDDALDNLQARSHVMREVALLLKRVAPSDANVLMLGESGVGKTAFAKQLHRWSQRSNSPFIEVNCAAIPENLFESEMFGYQPGAFSGAARQGKAGLLEQAEGGTLFLDEIGELPLLMQTKLLKVIQDGSLTRLGDTRPRKVDFRLVVATNQNLAKQVEAGLFRLDLYYRLNVIPVTLPPLRDRREDIPDLVEACLERLNQRYGRQKILGNQVWSTLMGSDWPGNVRELENWLERAWLSSPTDQIEAPNLHPYKEQPQAHLPNIPASSSAAPLAPDETLKQYLARLERDTLEALSKTLPSTYAIAERLGISQSSVVRRLQRYGIKITA; this is encoded by the coding sequence GTGAGTGAAATCGATAAGTGCGTGCTAAAAACCATTGTGGAAACCGCTAACGATCACTTCTTTATCGTCAGCGGAGAGGGCCAAGTACTTGATATCAGTCCCGGCGCTGAAGCCGTTTATGGCGCGCCCCGGGAAGAGCTTCTAGGCAGTAGCGTTTATCAGCTTCAGCAAAAAGGCATCTTGAAGCCATCCATCACCTTAGAAGTGATGCGCACCCAACAGCCAGCGCAACTAATGCAGGTAACGGGCACCGGTCGCCGTGTGATTGCTGAAGCCTACCCTGTCTTTGTGAATGGAAAGTTGGAGCGTGTTATTAGCCGTTCCAGAGACTTAACTGATCTACAGCTCCTGCAAGATGAATACGCACTACTCCAGAAGCGCTTTAGTGAACACTTAAAGCGCAGCCAAGCAGCCCCCGATGCAGAAGAGCAAGCGCTGGACGATGCGCTGGATAACCTGCAGGCGAGAAGCCACGTTATGCGTGAAGTCGCCTTGCTTCTCAAGCGAGTTGCACCTTCAGATGCCAATGTATTGATGCTGGGAGAGTCGGGCGTGGGGAAAACCGCGTTTGCCAAACAGCTGCACCGCTGGAGTCAGCGCAGTAATAGCCCCTTTATTGAGGTTAACTGTGCGGCCATTCCCGAAAATTTATTTGAGTCTGAGATGTTTGGCTATCAGCCAGGCGCATTCAGCGGCGCGGCTCGCCAAGGAAAAGCTGGCTTACTAGAACAAGCGGAAGGCGGCACGCTGTTTCTGGATGAAATTGGTGAGCTTCCCTTATTAATGCAAACCAAACTGCTAAAAGTCATCCAGGACGGAAGCCTTACCCGGCTAGGTGATACGAGGCCACGCAAAGTGGACTTTCGCTTAGTCGTCGCCACGAATCAGAATTTAGCTAAACAAGTAGAGGCGGGGCTATTTCGTCTGGACCTTTACTACCGTCTCAACGTCATACCGGTCACGCTTCCCCCTTTGCGCGACCGCCGAGAAGATATCCCCGATCTCGTGGAAGCCTGCTTGGAACGCCTTAACCAACGCTACGGGCGGCAAAAAATTCTGGGTAATCAAGTGTGGTCAACGTTGATGGGAAGCGACTGGCCAGGCAACGTTCGCGAGCTTGAAAACTGGCTAGAGAGAGCTTGGCTATCCAGCCCTACCGATCAAATTGAAGCACCTAATCTCCATCCCTATAAGGAGCAGCCTCAAGCTCATCTGCCGAATATCCCAGCATCCTCATCGGCAGCACCCTTAGCGCCGGATGAAACCCTAAAGCAGTACCTCGCCAGGCTGGAGCGCGACACACTGGAGGCATTGAGCAAAACGCTCCCCAGCACGTATGCCATCGCTGAGCGGCTGGGGATTAGCCAATCCAGCGTGGTGCGCAGGCTGCAGCGTTATGGCATTAAAATCACCGCCTAA
- a CDS encoding ABC transporter ATP-binding protein, which translates to MNQSRIRLERVSKRWGATTAVDDISFDVTPGQFVILLGPSGCGKSTTLRMVAGLEEASSGQIHIGECDVTRLPPGDRGLSMVFQSYALFPHLSVADNIVFGLRSRKVPKAEQRQRLANVAELVDLADYLNRKPAQLSGGQRQRVALARAIISEHPICLMDEPLSNLDARLRSDMRREIKALQSRLTMTVIYVTHDQVEAMSMGDRVILMQQGKIVQDGTPDELYNRPASTFAASFIGSPAMNLLPLVQGEQGAVIEGEPTTPIAPLEAAGGQLGVRPEDIELRPATEPGVPATVVSKEYLGADTIAHVAVGAHTLRVRISGKHALSDSTCRLYWPVASAHFFDAHGTRRDDLMMSPLTSTHRTVPRPPAVGSFQH; encoded by the coding sequence ATGAACCAATCGCGTATCCGCCTGGAGCGCGTCTCCAAACGTTGGGGCGCGACCACCGCTGTCGATGACATCTCATTCGATGTCACACCGGGGCAGTTTGTTATTTTGCTGGGGCCATCGGGCTGCGGCAAATCTACCACGCTGCGTATGGTTGCTGGCCTGGAAGAAGCCAGCAGCGGGCAAATTCATATTGGCGAGTGCGATGTTACCCGCCTTCCCCCCGGTGACCGCGGGCTGAGCATGGTATTTCAGTCTTATGCGCTGTTCCCGCATTTGAGCGTTGCCGACAATATCGTTTTTGGCCTACGCAGCCGCAAGGTACCTAAAGCCGAACAGCGCCAACGGTTAGCGAACGTCGCAGAACTGGTTGACCTGGCTGACTACTTAAACCGCAAACCTGCCCAGCTTTCTGGTGGCCAACGCCAGCGTGTGGCGTTGGCCCGCGCGATCATTTCCGAACACCCGATCTGCTTGATGGATGAGCCACTTTCCAACCTGGATGCACGGCTGCGTAGTGATATGCGTCGGGAAATTAAAGCGCTGCAAAGCCGCTTAACTATGACGGTGATTTACGTTACTCACGACCAAGTGGAGGCCATGAGCATGGGCGATCGTGTGATTTTGATGCAGCAAGGAAAAATCGTTCAAGACGGCACACCTGATGAGCTCTACAACCGTCCAGCCAGCACTTTCGCCGCTAGTTTCATTGGTAGCCCAGCGATGAATCTACTGCCACTGGTACAAGGTGAACAAGGCGCCGTCATTGAGGGCGAGCCAACGACGCCGATCGCTCCCTTAGAAGCTGCGGGCGGACAGTTGGGCGTGCGGCCAGAAGATATCGAGCTACGCCCCGCCACTGAACCCGGCGTTCCCGCGACAGTGGTGAGCAAAGAGTACCTAGGTGCGGACACTATTGCCCATGTGGCGGTGGGGGCGCACACCTTACGCGTTCGGATTAGCGGCAAACACGCTTTATCCGACTCGACCTGCCGTCTTTACTGGCCAGTAGCAAGCGCACACTTTTTCGATGCTCACGGTACACGGCGAGACGACCTCATGATGAGCCCGCTTACGTCGACACACCGAACCGTTCCTCGTCCACCTGCGGTGGGCTCTTTCCAACACTGA
- a CDS encoding ABC transporter substrate-binding protein, translating into MRLRIPFAMTTLAAGLLSAAHVNANSVDLTMYYPVSVGGALTDVVDNLVAEFESEHPDINVEAIYAGNYDDTRVRAMSAIEAGDTPQLSVLFSIDLYELIEQNAIVAFDDLVETDEEREWLNSFYPGLMENGQLDGKTYGIPFQRSTIVLFWNKDAFEAAGLDPETPPENWQEMADMATTVREASNGEQWGVMVPSTGYPYWMFQAFAFQNGHRLMSDDGTEVYFNDPAAIEALEYWVSLSTEHEAMPSGTIEWGTLRQNFLEQSTAMMWHTTGNLTAVRSDATFDFGVAMLPMSTQRGSPTGGGNFYIFEDTSEEEQRAAMTFIRWMTAPERAAAWSIETGYMGVSPAAYETDALQRYVEEFPPAAVARDQLEHGTAELSTYQGGRIRRALDNAVQAALTGQLSPEEALNQAQQEADSVLRRYAR; encoded by the coding sequence ATGCGTTTACGTATTCCTTTCGCTATGACCACCCTGGCAGCAGGTCTATTAAGTGCTGCTCACGTTAATGCGAACAGCGTTGATCTCACTATGTATTACCCCGTTTCGGTGGGCGGTGCACTCACCGACGTGGTAGATAATTTAGTGGCGGAGTTTGAAAGCGAGCATCCGGATATCAACGTAGAAGCGATCTATGCCGGCAACTATGACGACACTCGCGTGCGCGCGATGTCTGCCATTGAAGCAGGCGATACACCGCAACTATCCGTACTGTTTTCTATCGATCTTTACGAGTTAATTGAGCAAAACGCCATTGTTGCTTTCGACGACTTGGTCGAAACCGATGAAGAGCGCGAATGGCTCAATAGCTTCTACCCAGGGCTGATGGAAAACGGCCAGTTGGATGGCAAAACCTACGGCATCCCCTTCCAGCGCTCCACCATAGTGCTGTTCTGGAACAAAGACGCCTTTGAAGCGGCAGGCCTTGACCCTGAAACACCTCCAGAAAACTGGCAAGAGATGGCCGACATGGCCACTACCGTGCGCGAAGCCTCTAATGGTGAGCAGTGGGGCGTGATGGTGCCGTCGACTGGCTACCCCTACTGGATGTTCCAGGCTTTCGCTTTTCAAAATGGTCACCGATTAATGAGTGACGATGGCACCGAGGTATATTTTAACGACCCCGCCGCCATTGAAGCACTTGAGTATTGGGTGTCGCTGTCCACGGAACACGAAGCGATGCCAAGCGGCACCATTGAGTGGGGCACTCTACGTCAGAACTTCCTTGAACAGTCTACCGCGATGATGTGGCACACCACCGGTAACCTAACCGCTGTGCGCAGTGACGCAACATTTGATTTTGGTGTCGCCATGCTGCCAATGAGCACCCAGCGCGGCAGCCCTACCGGCGGTGGCAACTTCTACATTTTTGAAGATACAAGCGAAGAAGAGCAGCGCGCAGCGATGACCTTTATTCGCTGGATGACCGCTCCCGAGCGCGCTGCCGCCTGGTCGATTGAAACCGGCTACATGGGCGTTAGCCCCGCCGCTTACGAAACTGACGCACTACAACGTTATGTGGAAGAGTTTCCACCGGCAGCGGTCGCCCGCGACCAGTTGGAACATGGCACGGCGGAACTTTCTACTTACCAGGGTGGCCGTATTCGCCGCGCACTGGATAACGCTGTTCAAGCGGCACTCACTGGCCAACTATCTCCAGAAGAAGCGCTGAACCAAGCGCAGCAAGAAGCCGATAGCGTGCTGCGCCGCTACGCCCGCTAA
- a CDS encoding carbohydrate ABC transporter permease, protein MSFTDHRKMQLYGALLLLPAAILLATFAYLPTIATVVNSLFLPGFRGAPTQFVGLENYHVLFDDPTFWKVARNNLLYALGTIPTSIALALAMALFVNGKLRGRGFVRMAYFTPTILPMIAAANIWMFFYAPQIGLFNTLLGALGFSSVNWLGDPSVALGSVIVMSIWKEAGFFMIFYLAALQGIPPELKEASDLEGTSRWSFFWRVTFPLLMPTTLFVLINALINAVRVVDHLFILTKGGPNNATNLLLYYVYENAFSFFDRTMAATITVVILLVLAVVATLKFTVLDRRTHYQ, encoded by the coding sequence ATGTCTTTTACCGACCACCGCAAAATGCAGCTTTATGGCGCTCTGTTGCTGTTACCCGCCGCCATCCTGCTAGCCACTTTTGCTTACCTGCCCACCATCGCCACGGTGGTCAACAGCTTATTTTTACCCGGTTTTCGCGGTGCGCCTACGCAATTTGTAGGGCTAGAAAACTACCACGTATTGTTTGACGACCCGACGTTTTGGAAGGTCGCCCGTAACAACCTACTCTATGCGCTAGGTACAATTCCTACGTCCATCGCGCTGGCGTTGGCGATGGCACTGTTTGTAAATGGTAAATTGCGCGGGCGTGGCTTTGTGAGGATGGCTTATTTTACCCCCACCATTTTGCCAATGATCGCCGCCGCCAATATCTGGATGTTCTTCTACGCGCCGCAGATTGGCCTGTTCAACACGTTGCTCGGCGCACTAGGGTTTTCCAGCGTGAACTGGCTTGGCGACCCAAGCGTGGCGCTTGGGTCTGTGATTGTAATGTCGATATGGAAGGAAGCCGGCTTTTTTATGATTTTTTATCTGGCGGCGTTACAGGGGATTCCGCCAGAACTGAAGGAGGCTTCTGACCTGGAAGGCACCAGTCGCTGGAGTTTTTTCTGGCGGGTGACATTTCCACTGTTAATGCCCACCACGCTGTTTGTATTGATCAACGCCCTGATTAATGCGGTACGGGTCGTCGATCACCTGTTTATTTTGACCAAGGGCGGCCCGAACAACGCCACTAACCTGCTGCTTTATTACGTCTACGAGAACGCGTTCTCCTTCTTCGATCGCACCATGGCGGCCACCATCACCGTGGTCATTTTGCTGGTGCTTGCGGTGGTGGCCACGCTGAAGTTCACGGTTCTCGACCGCAGGACACACTACCAATGA
- a CDS encoding carbohydrate ABC transporter permease has product MSSTSSPSTPYPTRARFFSVPSLETIAAWLLALIWIFPLLYACWAAFHPTAYMVRFDLFAPLTLDNFKNAWAQAPFARYYLNTFMLVTGVVLAQFIVCTLAAFAFARFPIPGKNLLFMLVLIQLFVFPEVLIVENYRIASELGLINTITGIGLPYVASAFGIFLLRQTFKTIPRELEDAARIEGCNWLEILWKVYVPLAKPTYLAYGLVSISHHWNNFLWPLVVTNSVESRPLTVGLGVFSAPETGVNWATVSAATLLSIAPLLIAFLLFQRQFVQSFLRAGIR; this is encoded by the coding sequence ATGAGCTCAACCTCATCGCCTTCAACACCATACCCGACACGCGCGCGCTTTTTTTCAGTGCCATCGCTTGAAACCATAGCGGCTTGGCTGCTGGCGCTCATTTGGATTTTTCCGTTGCTGTACGCATGTTGGGCGGCGTTTCATCCGACCGCCTACATGGTGCGCTTTGATTTATTTGCGCCGCTAACGCTAGATAACTTTAAAAACGCCTGGGCCCAGGCCCCTTTTGCTCGCTATTACCTAAACACCTTCATGCTGGTCACCGGGGTGGTGCTCGCTCAGTTTATCGTGTGTACCTTGGCAGCATTTGCCTTTGCGCGTTTTCCAATTCCCGGCAAGAACCTGCTGTTTATGCTGGTGCTGATTCAACTCTTCGTGTTTCCCGAAGTGCTAATTGTCGAGAACTACCGCATCGCTAGTGAACTTGGGTTGATCAATACCATTACTGGTATCGGCTTGCCCTACGTGGCCAGTGCCTTTGGTATTTTCTTGCTGCGCCAAACCTTTAAAACGATTCCCCGAGAGCTAGAAGACGCAGCACGTATTGAGGGCTGCAACTGGCTCGAAATTCTTTGGAAAGTATACGTTCCCCTGGCCAAGCCTACTTACCTTGCTTACGGATTGGTCTCCATCAGCCACCACTGGAACAACTTCCTGTGGCCACTGGTTGTGACCAATTCGGTAGAGAGCCGCCCGCTAACGGTAGGATTAGGGGTGTTTTCCGCGCCAGAAACCGGCGTGAACTGGGCTACCGTGAGCGCCGCCACGCTATTAAGCATCGCCCCGCTGCTCATCGCCTTTCTGCTCTTCCAACGCCAGTTCGTGCAGTCGTTCTTAAGGGCCGGTATTCGTTAA
- a CDS encoding MbcA/ParS/Xre antitoxin family protein, with the protein MAIQQKTADKRRNMGAAAMRTYPNISRAWGLKESQAALLLGVPDSTYRRWKQSPEQARLDANHLERMSLILGIYKALHILLPNTEAANSWLQRANNNPLFSGHSPMERLLSGQVSDLYVVRQHLDAARGGSHA; encoded by the coding sequence ATGGCTATTCAGCAAAAAACAGCCGATAAACGCCGCAATATGGGGGCCGCAGCGATGCGTACTTACCCCAATATTTCACGAGCATGGGGGCTGAAAGAGAGTCAGGCAGCGTTGCTACTAGGAGTTCCTGACTCTACCTACCGCCGTTGGAAACAGTCACCTGAGCAGGCGCGGCTTGATGCAAATCATCTGGAGCGCATGTCGTTGATCCTCGGCATATATAAAGCGCTGCATATCCTCCTCCCTAATACAGAAGCTGCTAACAGCTGGCTTCAGAGAGCTAACAACAATCCTCTGTTTTCAGGTCACTCGCCAATGGAGCGCCTGCTCAGCGGGCAAGTGTCTGATCTTTATGTTGTTCGCCAGCATTTGGATGCAGCGCGCGGAGGAAGCCATGCATGA
- a CDS encoding RES family NAD+ phosphorylase, with the protein MTYSLSEVIWRPSYRVIPSRFPPIDLFEGVNTSTDDWELLNELEGETSARLREEAGAIHLVRDEDRRYGQGWTPVMAAFCHFPATGSRFSDGTFGAYYCALTEATAIAETCHHAERFMRESNEPPMMLQQRVYLSDLTGELIDLRGHNTAQTLLMPDSWEAGQRFGREAWGNQVDGIVYPSVRDPEGECAAVLRPPVLAATRQGKHLGYDWDGQQIRHVYELTLLG; encoded by the coding sequence ATGACCTATTCATTGAGCGAGGTTATATGGCGACCCAGTTACCGCGTCATTCCTTCACGCTTTCCACCAATTGATTTATTTGAGGGGGTAAACACTAGCACCGATGACTGGGAGCTACTCAACGAGTTAGAGGGTGAAACCTCGGCACGGCTGCGAGAGGAAGCTGGTGCTATTCACCTAGTGCGTGATGAAGATCGCCGCTATGGTCAAGGCTGGACACCCGTCATGGCCGCCTTCTGCCACTTCCCCGCCACCGGCTCGCGGTTTAGCGATGGCACCTTTGGCGCCTACTACTGCGCGCTAACGGAAGCCACCGCCATTGCCGAGACCTGTCATCACGCCGAGCGTTTTATGCGTGAGTCAAATGAACCACCCATGATGCTTCAGCAGCGTGTTTATCTGTCGGATTTAACGGGTGAATTGATTGATTTACGTGGTCACAACACTGCCCAGACGCTTCTCATGCCGGATAGCTGGGAAGCCGGGCAACGCTTTGGCCGAGAAGCATGGGGAAACCAAGTCGATGGCATTGTTTACCCCAGCGTGCGTGATCCTGAAGGCGAGTGTGCGGCGGTTTTGCGGCCACCCGTACTTGCCGCAACACGCCAAGGGAAACACCTTGGCTACGACTGGGATGGGCAGCAAATCCGCCATGTTTATGAGCTAACGCTGCTGGGTTAG